A window of Fibrobacter sp. UWB10 contains these coding sequences:
- a CDS encoding TldD/PmbA family protein — translation MNITDAVSCMCDLAKGEAEQFDVIASNSHSEGLSVFQGQVQNTEISDSVGLGIRVIKDGRPGYAHTERLTKEAIAQTIKDAICHTQWTEKVDFELPAPAKIPEGYPNYNPALESLTLAELKDFCIELEKETFARSADIKNIPYLGADLNRDFSIVANHKGLFYTDKGNSVSVGAGAVAVRDGISKLGNFVKSERDWSKFTVAEIADRAANYATELFGAKKIEGGKIPVIFSERISGRFMSMYASPFIAESMQKGTSRLAGKEGQKIASEKLSLWSDPLGENFCHKMYFDSEGCLTRRVDVIKDGVFNEALYNLETAAKAGRASTGNGARDFGSKMSTAFWNMFVPAGEYSSADLLKLFPKCLLVVRLEGGSGCSSVSGELSIGAHGFWCENGVIQHPVDGVTLSGNYFDIIQNVVGIGNEYYNPFVGIKVPALAISELAVSC, via the coding sequence ATGAATATTACCGACGCCGTTTCTTGTATGTGCGACCTCGCGAAGGGCGAGGCGGAACAGTTTGATGTAATTGCCTCGAATTCCCATTCCGAGGGCTTGTCTGTTTTTCAGGGCCAGGTGCAGAATACCGAAATTTCGGATTCCGTAGGGCTTGGCATTCGCGTGATTAAGGATGGCCGTCCGGGCTATGCGCACACGGAACGCTTGACTAAGGAAGCGATTGCGCAGACCATCAAGGATGCCATTTGTCATACACAGTGGACCGAGAAGGTGGACTTTGAATTGCCCGCTCCGGCAAAGATTCCGGAAGGCTATCCCAACTACAATCCGGCGCTGGAATCGCTCACGCTTGCTGAACTTAAGGATTTTTGCATCGAACTTGAAAAAGAAACGTTTGCACGATCTGCTGACATCAAGAATATTCCGTATTTGGGTGCCGACCTGAATCGTGACTTTTCGATTGTCGCAAACCACAAGGGCCTTTTCTACACCGATAAGGGCAACTCCGTGTCGGTGGGCGCAGGCGCTGTCGCTGTACGCGATGGTATCAGCAAGCTCGGCAACTTTGTCAAAAGTGAGCGCGATTGGAGTAAATTCACCGTTGCTGAAATCGCTGACAGGGCTGCAAACTACGCAACTGAACTTTTCGGCGCCAAGAAAATCGAAGGCGGCAAGATTCCTGTCATATTCTCGGAACGTATTTCGGGCCGATTCATGAGCATGTACGCCTCACCGTTCATCGCTGAATCCATGCAGAAGGGTACTTCGCGCTTGGCTGGTAAAGAAGGCCAGAAAATTGCCTCCGAAAAGCTTTCTCTCTGGAGTGACCCGCTTGGCGAAAACTTCTGCCACAAGATGTACTTTGATTCCGAAGGCTGTTTGACTCGCCGCGTCGATGTCATCAAGGACGGCGTCTTTAACGAAGCTCTCTATAATCTGGAAACGGCTGCGAAAGCAGGACGAGCCTCAACGGGTAACGGTGCCCGCGATTTTGGCTCCAAGATGTCTACCGCGTTCTGGAACATGTTCGTTCCGGCAGGGGAGTACTCGTCTGCGGATCTTCTGAAGCTTTTCCCCAAGTGCCTCTTGGTGGTACGCCTTGAAGGCGGTTCCGGCTGTAGCTCCGTGAGTGGCGAACTCAGTATCGGTGCCCACGGTTTCTGGTGCGAAAATGGTGTGATTCAGCACCCTGTGGATGGCGTGACCTTGTCGGGCAACTATTTCGACATTATCCAGAATGTGGTCGGAATCGGCAACGAATATTACAATCCGTTTGTCGGAATCAAGGTCCCGGCACTTGCCATTAGCGAACTTGCGGTAAGCTGTTAA
- a CDS encoding helix-turn-helix transcriptional regulator, with amino-acid sequence MARHGTPTPGQAILEGIEWLKMDKAEFARRIGVPMETLEGLIAGTVEITRELAEALESVTGSPAAYWRMLASKAKRNV; translated from the coding sequence ATGGCAAGGCATGGAACACCCACTCCGGGGCAGGCGATTTTAGAAGGCATTGAATGGCTCAAGATGGATAAGGCGGAATTTGCCCGCCGTATCGGGGTCCCGATGGAAACTCTCGAGGGCTTGATTGCGGGAACGGTTGAAATTACCCGCGAACTTGCCGAAGCGCTTGAATCTGTGACGGGTAGCCCCGCTGCCTACTGGCGCATGCTCGCCAGCAAAGCCAAGAGGAATGTGTAA